From the genome of Mucilaginibacter paludis DSM 18603:
GTATAGTTGGTGTAAGTATGAAAGAAATGAATTAAATTTGTAAAAACTATTAATAAAATTCATAATGAATATTGCACTCCATCATTTTAAGCTGATAGAAACTATTTCGAAGGAAGGAACACTCACCAAATCGGCCCTGGCGCTGCATTTAACGCAATCTGCGTTGAGCCATCAGCTTAAAGAGCTGGAGAGCGAAACGGACGCCAGAATATTTGAGCGGATGGGTAAAAGGATGCAATTGACCGATATTGGCACAAGATTTTTACAAAGTGCAGAGAAAATACTAACCGAAATCAAGTCATTAGAAGAGGATATCAGCAATTCAAAGAATGGTAAAACCGGCAAATTAAACATCAGCACCCAATGTTATACCGCTTACCACTGGCTACCCGGCATTATTAAAAACTATAAAACCTCGTCGCCAAATATCAATATCCACATTGTTTCCGAGGCTTCTAAGCGCCCTTTGGAGTACCTGCTTCGCGGAGATCTTGACGTGGCTATTGTACGCACGCAAATGGCCAACATGCATATTTTTTATGAACCCGTATTTGATGATCAGTTAATGGTGGTGGTATCTAAAAACAACCCGCTTGCCGAAAAGGCTTTTTTTGAGATATCAGATTTTGAAAATACCGAACTCATTATGCCGTCGTACGATGCTTCGTACCAGGATACCCCCTTGATAGAACATTTGATACAAATACAACAGGTTAAATTAAAAAACCTGCACCGCATACATTATACCGATGCCACCATTGAAATGGTAAACGCGGAGCTGGGTATAGGTGTAATGGCCGACTGGATTGTGAAGCCATACCTGGATCATAAGGATATAGTAGCCATACCCATTTCAAGAGCGATAGCCCGGCGCACCTGGTATGCGGCAACCTGCAAGCAAAGCCCGGCTATACAAAATTTCCTGTTGTGCTTAAAACAACATTTTTCCAAAGCCGCTTTAACTAACGAGTATAATATTGCACTTACTCAAACAGCGCAAAACCTTATTCTACAGGGCCAAAAGGCCGAAATTTTGTAACATTTCGGTTGAAATTCCGGCAAAGAGGTGTCAACATTAAACCGAGATTAAAAAAGTGCGTTTAGGCCATATACAGCAACAATATTTTAGTTAAATAAATGTTAACAGCATTAAAGGATTAAGACCATGAAACATTTTATAAAAAACATGACCGCGCTCTGTATCGGGGCGATGTCATTACTGGTTATTGACGCCGCGAGCGCTGCGGGCCCAGGGCCACGTGGCGGCGGCATGAGGGGTGGAGGCGGATTTCGCGGTGGCCCTGGCTTTGGTTTCCGTGGAGGCATCGGTTTTGGCTATCGCCCGTTTTGGGGTGGCTATTACAGATACGGCTATCCGTCTATTGGCTTAAGTATCGGTTATTTACCCTATGGCTATTTACCGTTTTATTTCGGCTCCGATCTGTATTACTGTTACGATGGAATTTATTACAGGCAATATGACGACAATTACCAGGTTGTAGCACCACCTCTGGGCGCCGAAGTTCCAAAACTTCCGGCTAAAGCCAAATCCATCATGATTAACAATGAGCAGTACTATGTTTTAAACGGAGTTTATTATAAAGAAGTAGCTCATCAGGATGGAACCAAAGGCTACCAGATTGTTGGTAAGGATGGTGTATTAAACACCGGGCAGGCACAAGCTCCAGCCCCGCCGCAGGTTGGCGATATTGTTGCTCAGTTACCGCCTGACTGCCATACCGTAAACATAGGAGGTAAAAAATACTTCGTATCGCCTGACGATGTTTATTACGAGGAAATTTCTGATGGTACATCAACAAGCTACAAAATAGTAGGCGTACCAGAAGATCAGGGTAAACCAGGGGCTCCAAATAATCCACCGGGACAATATAATCAGTAAATTTATCCATCTAAAAAAAGGGGG
Proteins encoded in this window:
- a CDS encoding LysR family transcriptional regulator, yielding MNIALHHFKLIETISKEGTLTKSALALHLTQSALSHQLKELESETDARIFERMGKRMQLTDIGTRFLQSAEKILTEIKSLEEDISNSKNGKTGKLNISTQCYTAYHWLPGIIKNYKTSSPNINIHIVSEASKRPLEYLLRGDLDVAIVRTQMANMHIFYEPVFDDQLMVVVSKNNPLAEKAFFEISDFENTELIMPSYDASYQDTPLIEHLIQIQQVKLKNLHRIHYTDATIEMVNAELGIGVMADWIVKPYLDHKDIVAIPISRAIARRTWYAATCKQSPAIQNFLLCLKQHFSKAALTNEYNIALTQTAQNLILQGQKAEIL
- a CDS encoding DUF6515 family protein, which produces MKHFIKNMTALCIGAMSLLVIDAASAAGPGPRGGGMRGGGGFRGGPGFGFRGGIGFGYRPFWGGYYRYGYPSIGLSIGYLPYGYLPFYFGSDLYYCYDGIYYRQYDDNYQVVAPPLGAEVPKLPAKAKSIMINNEQYYVLNGVYYKEVAHQDGTKGYQIVGKDGVLNTGQAQAPAPPQVGDIVAQLPPDCHTVNIGGKKYFVSPDDVYYEEISDGTSTSYKIVGVPEDQGKPGAPNNPPGQYNQ